One part of the Ornithorhynchus anatinus isolate Pmale09 chromosome 21, mOrnAna1.pri.v4, whole genome shotgun sequence genome encodes these proteins:
- the KCTD10 gene encoding BTB/POZ domain-containing adapter for CUL3-mediated RhoA degradation protein 3 produces the protein MEEMSGESVVSSAVPASAPRTTPFKGTGPSSKYVKLNVGGALYYTTMQTLTKQDTMLKAMFSGRMEVLTDSEGWILIDRCGKHFGTVLNYLRDGAVPLPDSRREVEELLAEAKYYLVQGLADECQAALQNKDAYEPFCRVPVITSAKEEQKLIATSNKPAVKLLYNRSNNKYSYTSNSDDNMLKNIELFDKLSLRFNGRVLFIKDVIGDEICCWSFYGQGRKIAEVCCTSIVYATEKKQTKVEFPEARIYEETLNILLYEAQDGRGPDNALLEATGGAAGRSHHLDEDEERERIERVRRIHIKRPDDRAHLHQ, from the exons ATG GAAGAGATGTCGGGCGAGAGCGTGGTGAGTTCGGCTGTGCCGGCGTCCGCCCCCCGGACCACCCCCTTCAAGGGCACCGGCCCCAGCTCCAAGTACGTCAAGCTGAACGTCGGGGGGGCCCTCTACTACACCACCATGCAGACGCTCACCAAGCAGGACACCATGCTCAAGGCCATGTTCAGCGGCCGCATGGAGGTGCTCACCGACAGCGAAG GCTGGATCCTCATCGACCGCTGCGGGAAACACTTCGGCACCGTCCTCAACTACCTGCGCGACGGGGCGGTCCCGCTGCCCGACAGCCGCCGCGAGGTCGAGGAGCTGCTGGCCGAGGCCAAGTACTACCTGGTCCAGGGCCTGGCCGACGAGTGCCAGGCGGCCCTGCAG AACAAAGACGCGTACGAGCCGTTCTGCAGGGTGCCCGTCATCACGTCCGCCAAGGAGGAACAGAAGCTGATCGCCACGTCCAATAAG ccGGCGGTGAAATTGCTCTACAACCGAAGTAACAACAAATATTCGTACACCAG TAACTCGGACGACAACATGCTGAAGAACATCGAGCTGTTCGACAAGCTGTCCCTGCGCTTCAACGGGCGGGTCCTGTTCATCAAGGACGTCATCGGCGACGAGATCTGCTGCTGGTCTTTCTACGGGCAGGGCCGCAAGATCGCCGAGGTCTGCTGCACCTCCATCGTCTACGCCACCGAGAAGAAGCAGACCAAG GTGGAGTTCCCCGAAGCCCGCATCTACGAGGAGACCCTGAACATCCTGCTGTACGAGGCCCAGGACGGGCGCGGGCCGGACAACGCCCTGCTGGAGGCCACGGGCGGGGCCGCCGGACGATCCCACCAcctggacgaggacgaggagcgCGAGCGCATCGAGCGGGTCCGCCGCATCCACATCAAGCGCCCCGACGACCGGGCCCACCTCCACCAGTGA